The following coding sequences lie in one Crassostrea angulata isolate pt1a10 chromosome 10, ASM2561291v2, whole genome shotgun sequence genomic window:
- the LOC128165202 gene encoding uncharacterized protein LOC128165202 isoform X1, with amino-acid sequence MYYTKQYIHSIFLICCTLIFNKLINISLFQATTISLSDLMAQKGQIPYTKSVKAKVIDTDPEHSYTNERNESRILKNCVIADEGKAVLCVVYDQTKFPRFKEGSSVILRNVIKKPDGVAVTSNTKVFPCAEVSVPEHIVNQAKNLLHPPPAPTKTVSEALNSPPKERVSIKGTITQEEATRQVFVREERVNVKNIYIEDATSKCKVALWRSFAEKDIRPGDYVHITDVVINTFRNEVSLTTTSKTKITKTDCPPEVKVKQAVSGCVDGENMTFLLEDDTILTMPLELVEVALPNVEKEEIESYVISRCNPMLSIRCTSKGSSVISIEFL; translated from the exons ATGTATTACACCAAACAATATATTCATTCAATTTTCTTAATCTGCTGtacattaatattcaataaactAATTAACATATCACTGTTTCAGGCTACAACTATCTCTCTGTCAGATCTGATGGCTCAAAAGGGTCAAATCCCTTACACTAAGAGTGTTAAAGCCAAAGTGATCGACACCGATCCGGAACATTCCTACACCAATGAGAGAAATGAGTCACGTATTCTGAAAAACTGTGTCATAGCTGATGAGGGAAAAGCAGTTCTGTGCGTCGTGTATGACCAGACAAAATTCCCAAGATTCAAGGAGGGGAGCTCAGTTATCTTGAGAAATGTGATTAAGAAGCCTGATGGGGTTGCTGTCACTAGCAACACAAAGGTATTCCCCTGTGCAGAAGTTAGTGTTCCTGAGCACATTGTGAACCAAGCTAAAAATCTTCTGCACCCCCCACCTGCCCCAACAAAGACGGTGAGCGAAGCTTTGAATTCGCCGCCTAAAGAGAGAGTTTCAATAAAGGGGACAATCACCCAG gaAGAAGCAACAAGACAAGTTTTTGTAAGGGAGGAAAGAGTTAATGTAAAGAACATTTACATAGAGGATGCAACAAGCAAGTGCAAAGTTGCATTGTGGCGCAGCTTTGCTGAAAAAGACATAAGACCAGGAGATTATGTCCATATCACAGATGTTGTGATCAACACCTTCCGCAATGAAGTGTCCTTGACAACAACTTCAAAAACCAAAATTACA AAGACGGATTGTCCTCCAGAAGTGAAAGTCAAGCAGGCTGTCTCTGGCTGTGTTGATGGGGAAAATATGACATTCCTGTTGGAAGATGATACCATTCTAACCATGCCATTGGAATTGGTAGAAGTTGCCCTACCAAATGTTGAGAAAGAGGAAATTGAAAGTTATGTAATCAGCCGCTGCAATCCGATGCTGTCTATTAGATGCACCTCAAAGGGGAGCAGTGTCATAAGCATTGAGTTTTTGTGA
- the LOC128165202 gene encoding uncharacterized protein LOC128165202 isoform X2, which produces MATTISLSDLMAQKGQIPYTKSVKAKVIDTDPEHSYTNERNESRILKNCVIADEGKAVLCVVYDQTKFPRFKEGSSVILRNVIKKPDGVAVTSNTKVFPCAEVSVPEHIVNQAKNLLHPPPAPTKTVSEALNSPPKERVSIKGTITQEEATRQVFVREERVNVKNIYIEDATSKCKVALWRSFAEKDIRPGDYVHITDVVINTFRNEVSLTTTSKTKITKTDCPPEVKVKQAVSGCVDGENMTFLLEDDTILTMPLELVEVALPNVEKEEIESYVISRCNPMLSIRCTSKGSSVISIEFL; this is translated from the exons GCTACAACTATCTCTCTGTCAGATCTGATGGCTCAAAAGGGTCAAATCCCTTACACTAAGAGTGTTAAAGCCAAAGTGATCGACACCGATCCGGAACATTCCTACACCAATGAGAGAAATGAGTCACGTATTCTGAAAAACTGTGTCATAGCTGATGAGGGAAAAGCAGTTCTGTGCGTCGTGTATGACCAGACAAAATTCCCAAGATTCAAGGAGGGGAGCTCAGTTATCTTGAGAAATGTGATTAAGAAGCCTGATGGGGTTGCTGTCACTAGCAACACAAAGGTATTCCCCTGTGCAGAAGTTAGTGTTCCTGAGCACATTGTGAACCAAGCTAAAAATCTTCTGCACCCCCCACCTGCCCCAACAAAGACGGTGAGCGAAGCTTTGAATTCGCCGCCTAAAGAGAGAGTTTCAATAAAGGGGACAATCACCCAG gaAGAAGCAACAAGACAAGTTTTTGTAAGGGAGGAAAGAGTTAATGTAAAGAACATTTACATAGAGGATGCAACAAGCAAGTGCAAAGTTGCATTGTGGCGCAGCTTTGCTGAAAAAGACATAAGACCAGGAGATTATGTCCATATCACAGATGTTGTGATCAACACCTTCCGCAATGAAGTGTCCTTGACAACAACTTCAAAAACCAAAATTACA AAGACGGATTGTCCTCCAGAAGTGAAAGTCAAGCAGGCTGTCTCTGGCTGTGTTGATGGGGAAAATATGACATTCCTGTTGGAAGATGATACCATTCTAACCATGCCATTGGAATTGGTAGAAGTTGCCCTACCAAATGTTGAGAAAGAGGAAATTGAAAGTTATGTAATCAGCCGCTGCAATCCGATGCTGTCTATTAGATGCACCTCAAAGGGGAGCAGTGTCATAAGCATTGAGTTTTTGTGA